One Verrucomicrobiota bacterium genomic window, CGGGAGTTGGCTCCTCGACGCGCTGTCGCGTAAGCCCTACCACCGGCTCAAGTGGCGGGGGCTGCCCGAATGGTGGCAGCGTCTCAGTGATGAGCAGGAAGCCGCGCGCGGTCCGTACCGGGCGTTGCGTATCGAGTCGGCCATGCTCGAGCTGCTTTCCCGGTTCGTCGACCCGACTATCAGCGCGCCCGAGTGGGAGCAGGTCGAGCGGCGCGGCATCGAGCGGGCGTTGCGCCACATCAGCATGCGTATGACCGATGGGCCGGTCAGCGTCGGCGAGCTGGCGCGCGTCGCCGGCATGTCGCGCTCGAAGTTCGCCGAGCTCTTCCATCGCTCGCTCGGCATGCCGCCGCACGCCTACGCCACGGCACTGCGTATCTGGATGGCGCAGTCGGGCCTCGCCGGCAGCCGCGTGAGTGCCGCAACCATCGCCGCCTCGCTCGGTTTCTCGTCGCCGCAGCACTTCTCACGCGCCTTCAAGGCGGCCACTGGCCTCACCCCGCAAGAGTATCGCCGCCGCTACGCCGCTTCGTGGATCAAGGAGGAGTAGCGGCGCGCTGACGGCTTGCTCTTCGCAAGTCGCGGCCTGCTCTGTCCGCTGATCCGGGCGGAAAGGGCCTGTCCGTGCTGTTGACTCCTCGGCCATCGGCGCGTATCCTTGCGCTGCGCGAAGCGAGCGTGAACGGCACGTGGACAGCACGAGGTCGGACCCCGCCGTAGGCGGTGCGGCCGACGGGAGGATGAAGCGATGACCAAGCCCAATCACCTGGAGAAGATCAAGGTCGGGATCCTGACCTTCGGCGACGGGCGCGATTTCATGCAGAAGCCGCTGACGACGGTGAACGACAAGTTCACCAAAGAGCTGGCGGCGCGGCTCACCAAGGACGGCTTCGAGGTGGTCGTCGGGCGCAAGGTGCTCTGGAAGAACTCGATTGCCGAGGCCGAGGGCCGGCGCCTGATGGCGCAGGGCTGCCACGCGGTGATCTTCAACTTCGCCGTTTGGGCGTGGCCCCAGTACGCGCGCGTGGCGGCGCAGTTCTGCCCGCAGCCGATCCTCATGTTCTCGAACGTCAACCCGCAGTATCCGGGGCTGGTCGGGATGCTGGCCAACGCGGGCAGCCTCGATCAGGTAGGCATCAAGTTCTACAAGACGTTCGGCGACATCCACGACAAGGATACCTACGCGCAGGTCAAGAGCCGGCTCCTGGCGATCGCGGCGTTCAACCGGCTCAAGGGGCTAACCTACGGCCTGTTCGGCGGCCGCTCGCTCGGCATCGACACCGCGGTGGCGGATCCCGCGCTCTGGATGAAGAAATTCGGTGTCGACGTCGATCACGTTGATCAGATGGAGCTTGTGCGCCGCGCCGAGGAGCACGTGCGCAAAGGTACGCAGGTCGAGCCGGCGTTCAAGTACCTCACCAAGCGCGTCAAGAAGATCCACTGGACCGCGCCGAACGCCGCGTTTCGGCTCACCGAGGAGCTTCTGCGTAAGCAGATCGGCATGTACTACGCCGCCTACGACCTGTGCAGCGAGTTCGGCTACAGCTTCTGCGGCATCAAGGGCCAGCGCGAGCTGACCGAGCACTACGTGACCGCC contains:
- a CDS encoding helix-turn-helix transcriptional regulator, whose translation is MTRRDQRELMDVRHVPFPEYPNVIGIFEGMFDGPRRSERHSHPWAEINILVEGHGIWNVNDIEHEVGVGDGFLVMPGTPHYAKWPANQTFRTGSVNFQVGTTGRVPLHLKDNHRGHPSDIAGSPRDELGSWLLDALSRKPYHRLKWRGLPEWWQRLSDEQEAARGPYRALRIESAMLELLSRFVDPTISAPEWEQVERRGIERALRHISMRMTDGPVSVGELARVAGMSRSKFAELFHRSLGMPPHAYATALRIWMAQSGLAGSRVSAATIAASLGFSSPQHFSRAFKAATGLTPQEYRRRYAASWIKEE
- a CDS encoding fucose isomerase produces the protein MTKPNHLEKIKVGILTFGDGRDFMQKPLTTVNDKFTKELAARLTKDGFEVVVGRKVLWKNSIAEAEGRRLMAQGCHAVIFNFAVWAWPQYARVAAQFCPQPILMFSNVNPQYPGLVGMLANAGSLDQVGIKFYKTFGDIHDKDTYAQVKSRLLAIAAFNRLKGLTYGLFGGRSLGIDTAVADPALWMKKFGVDVDHVDQMELVRRAEEHVRKGTQVEPAFKYLTKRVKKIHWTAPNAAFRLTEELLRKQIGMYYAAYDLCSEFGYSFCGIKGQRELTEHYVTADVAEAFLNDPYHPDGTPKEPIVCSTEADMDAALTMKVLNLLSGEPALFADIRHYHADLDAWDLCNSGEHA